The following proteins are co-located in the Actinomycetota bacterium genome:
- the map gene encoding type I methionyl aminopeptidase: MTTRLRGSAPCWCGSGRKFKRCHGDQRSMRLKPVQPGNVGPVKEVPAGIVRPDYVMGSLPVTSSAYQINSGESLDRLRVACRVAAEVLEAVGREVRPGVTTDFLDQVAHEAYVGRGAYPSTLTYKGYPKSICTSVNEVICHGIPDDRPLQEGDIVNVDVTAFIEGMHGDTSATFGVGEIDPSLQALIDVTRDATLRGIAAVAPGRPLNAIGAAIQPYAFAHGFGVVVDYGGHGIGSVFHAAPHVNHTVHDWDTTPFEPGMTFTVEPMITAGSPNHHMWSDGWTVAANDLLPTAQFEHTVIVTETGVEILTLTAEGDSPAGTLELVGAEKLAPKP, translated from the coding sequence GTGACCACGCGCCTCAGGGGGAGCGCCCCCTGCTGGTGCGGCAGCGGCCGCAAGTTCAAAAGGTGTCACGGCGACCAGAGGTCGATGAGGCTAAAGCCGGTGCAGCCGGGCAACGTCGGCCCGGTGAAGGAGGTCCCTGCGGGCATAGTCCGTCCCGACTACGTCATGGGCAGCCTGCCGGTCACGTCCTCCGCCTACCAGATCAACTCCGGGGAGTCTCTGGACCGCCTGAGGGTCGCCTGCAGGGTCGCGGCCGAGGTGCTGGAGGCGGTTGGCCGCGAGGTCCGGCCCGGCGTCACCACCGACTTCCTGGACCAGGTCGCCCACGAGGCCTACGTCGGCCGCGGGGCCTACCCGTCGACCCTGACCTACAAGGGCTACCCGAAGTCGATCTGCACCTCGGTCAACGAGGTCATCTGCCACGGCATCCCCGACGACCGGCCTCTGCAGGAGGGCGACATAGTCAACGTCGACGTCACCGCGTTCATCGAGGGGATGCACGGGGACACGTCGGCTACCTTCGGCGTCGGTGAGATCGACCCTTCCCTTCAGGCCCTGATCGACGTCACCAGGGATGCGACGCTGCGGGGGATCGCCGCCGTAGCCCCCGGCCGCCCGTTGAACGCAATCGGGGCGGCGATCCAGCCCTACGCGTTCGCGCACGGCTTCGGTGTGGTCGTCGACTACGGGGGCCACGGAATCGGCTCGGTGTTCCACGCTGCGCCGCACGTCAACCACACGGTGCACGACTGGGACACCACGCCCTTCGAGCCGGGCATGACGTTCACCGTCGAGCCGATGATCACCGCCGGCTCACCGAACCACCACATGTGGAGCGACGGGTGGACGGTGGCGGCCAACGACCTGCTCCCCACCGCCCAGTTCGAGCACACGGTGATCGTGACCGAGACCGGCGTTGAGATCCTCACCCTGACAGCGGAGGGCGACAGCCCGGCCGGCACGCTGGAGCTGGTCGGTGCGGAGAAGCTGGCGCCGAAACCGTAG
- a CDS encoding ATP/GTP-binding protein gives MASRTRRGGSGPYKNRTAGAGLDLRTLETSLLGPATGRVDGFEVRRTSNDEKRYRCPYCEGWVEPGTPHTVAVPNGKPEDRRHYHSACWVRQATSLRGGRR, from the coding sequence GTGGCCAGCCGTACACGAAGGGGCGGATCGGGCCCCTATAAGAACCGCACGGCAGGCGCCGGGCTCGACCTGCGCACCCTCGAAACCTCCCTTCTCGGCCCTGCCACCGGGCGGGTCGACGGATTTGAGGTCCGCAGGACCTCCAACGACGAGAAGCGCTACCGCTGTCCCTACTGCGAGGGGTGGGTGGAGCCGGGCACTCCGCACACGGTTGCGGTTCCCAACGGAAAGCCCGAGGACCGCCGCCACTACCACAGCGCCTGCTGGGTCAGGCAGGCCACCTCGCTCCGCGGAGGACGCCGGTGA
- a CDS encoding antibiotic biosynthesis monooxygenase — protein MYGTVARLTAKPGSRDALDEIARQVQEEKPAGLVASYIYQMDSDPNEYYLAVVFESRESYRANAESPEQNARYERWRAELEADPEWHDGEVVSIAGGS, from the coding sequence ATGTACGGAACCGTTGCCAGATTGACAGCCAAACCCGGCTCCCGGGACGCGCTGGATGAGATCGCGCGCCAGGTGCAGGAGGAAAAGCCCGCCGGCCTCGTGGCCTCGTACATCTACCAGATGGACTCCGACCCCAACGAGTACTACCTCGCGGTCGTCTTCGAGTCCCGGGAGTCCTACCGGGCGAACGCAGAGAGCCCGGAACAGAACGCGCGCTACGAGAGGTGGCGGGCCGAGCTGGAGGCCGACCCGGAGTGGCACGACGGCGAGGTCGTCAGCATTGCAGGCGGCTCCTAG